One part of the Mauremys mutica isolate MM-2020 ecotype Southern chromosome 21, ASM2049712v1, whole genome shotgun sequence genome encodes these proteins:
- the DHRS3 gene encoding short-chain dehydrogenase/reductase 3 isoform X2, whose product MTKLGFDRRNCIILWGRTEKYLKETTEEIRMMGTECHYFICDVGNREEVYQQAKAVREKVGDITILVNNAAVVHGKSLMDSDDDALLKSQHINTLGQFWTTKAFLPRMLELQNGHIVCLNSVLALSAIPGAIDYCTSKASSFAFMESLTLGLLDCPGVNATTVLPFHTSTEMFQGMRIRFPNLFPPLKPETVARRTVEAVQLNQAFLLLPWTMHVLVILKSILPRSALEEIHKFSGSYTCMNTFKGRT is encoded by the exons ATGACAAAATTAGGATTCGATCGGAGAAACTGT ATCATCCTGTGGGGTCGAACCGAGAAGTATCTTAAAGAAACCACAGAGGAGATTAGGATGATGGGAACGGAGTGCCATTACTTCATTTGCGATGTGGGAAATCGAGAGGAAGTCTATCAGCAAGCCAAAGCTGTCCGGGAAAAG GTGGGTGATATCACCATCCTAGTGAACAATGCTGCTGTCGTTCATGGTAAGAGCTTGATGGACAGCGATGACGATGCTCTACTCAAATCACAACACATAAATACCCTGGGACAGTTCTGG ACCACCAAGGCCTTCCTGCCACGCATGCTGGAGCTGCAGAATGGGCACATTGTTTGCTTGAACTCGGTCTTGGCCTTGTCAGCCATCCCTGGTGCCATTGACTACTGCACCTCCAAAGCCTCTTCCTTTGCCTTTATGGAGAGCCTGACCTTGGGATTGCTGGACTGTCCCGGAGTGAATGCTACCACAGTCCTGCCGTTCCACACCAGCACAGAGATGTTTCAGGGCATGAGAATAAG GTTCCCCAATCTTTTCCCCCCGCTGAAGCCAGAGACAGTGGCCAGGAGAACAGTAGAAGCCGTTCAGCTGAACCAAGCCTTCCTCCTCCTTCCGTGGACAATGCACGTACTTGTCATCTTGAAAAG catcctCCCTCGGTCAGCACTTGAAGAAATCCACAAGTTTTCTGGAAGCTACACCTGTATGAACACGTTTAAAGGGCGAACATAG
- the DHRS3 gene encoding short-chain dehydrogenase/reductase 3 isoform X3, which yields MMGTECHYFICDVGNREEVYQQAKAVREKVGDITILVNNAAVVHGKSLMDSDDDALLKSQHINTLGQFWTTKAFLPRMLELQNGHIVCLNSVLALSAIPGAIDYCTSKASSFAFMESLTLGLLDCPGVNATTVLPFHTSTEMFQGMRIRFPNLFPPLKPETVARRTVEAVQLNQAFLLLPWTMHVLVILKSILPRSALEEIHKFSGSYTCMNTFKGRT from the exons ATGATGGGAACGGAGTGCCATTACTTCATTTGCGATGTGGGAAATCGAGAGGAAGTCTATCAGCAAGCCAAAGCTGTCCGGGAAAAG GTGGGTGATATCACCATCCTAGTGAACAATGCTGCTGTCGTTCATGGTAAGAGCTTGATGGACAGCGATGACGATGCTCTACTCAAATCACAACACATAAATACCCTGGGACAGTTCTGG ACCACCAAGGCCTTCCTGCCACGCATGCTGGAGCTGCAGAATGGGCACATTGTTTGCTTGAACTCGGTCTTGGCCTTGTCAGCCATCCCTGGTGCCATTGACTACTGCACCTCCAAAGCCTCTTCCTTTGCCTTTATGGAGAGCCTGACCTTGGGATTGCTGGACTGTCCCGGAGTGAATGCTACCACAGTCCTGCCGTTCCACACCAGCACAGAGATGTTTCAGGGCATGAGAATAAG GTTCCCCAATCTTTTCCCCCCGCTGAAGCCAGAGACAGTGGCCAGGAGAACAGTAGAAGCCGTTCAGCTGAACCAAGCCTTCCTCCTCCTTCCGTGGACAATGCACGTACTTGTCATCTTGAAAAG catcctCCCTCGGTCAGCACTTGAAGAAATCCACAAGTTTTCTGGAAGCTACACCTGTATGAACACGTTTAAAGGGCGAACATAG